In the Primulina tabacum isolate GXHZ01 chromosome 15, ASM2559414v2, whole genome shotgun sequence genome, AGTTAACCTCACATTGACCATTTTTACCAAAAATACATCTCCCTCTTTCTCTCAGCATATACGAAGATTTTTGTAGACACTCTATATGCACCTTCAAACAAGATTGACTCCATGAAATCCAAACTATTCAGCAGCTTGGTCCTGTATTTTGGCGATAACTTGTGCAGCCGCGGACTCCCTTGCATCTGAAGGATTAAGCTCCAAACGATCCTTTGGAGATATCTTGAAATCTTTGGTTTTCACCACCACTTTCGAGATGAATTTACCTTCAAAAAGCCAAGTATTAAGCGAAGATCCACACATACACGCAGACCAATGAACATGATCTCGCATTTCATGAGTAGGGATGTAAAAGTAGTGTTAGCTTGGTTTCATTCCTTTAGTAACTCAACCATGCATTAGCTAAAATGGAAGTCAAACGCGAACCGGACTCGATCAATGTTCCACAGGTTTTAAGAAAGACCTACCAACCAAAAAATTGGGGGATTGCCCCAATCTTCTAGCTAGCATATACAAGTCTATATTTTTTGATACATTTGTTTTGTCGTGATTGGGATTAAAGGACGAGAAATCCAAGCTTGGTAAAACATGATTGAATTTGCTCGTGACAAGAAGGGTTGAAGTGGTTTCATAGAGCCAAATCTATAAATTCCCAATTTAATTATACTTTTTAAAATAGCTTGGATTGCTATTCAAAGTATTATATACTTgtgaaaaaatttcaaatttttaatcaaatcatatcacacaaaaaaaaattccacaaatgaattaaatgttatttcgaaatcATGACAAATGGAGCCGGCCGGATAAGGTGGCATTCCTAGTGGCGTGGTTCTTCTTGATTCACCCGAAGCTTCGACGGGGAGCGAAAATTGAGATTCAAGAAATGAAAGAAAGCGATGATCTTTACGTCAAGCTCCCTCGAGATGTAATCTTCCAAATCCTCTTCAAGCTCCCCACAAGAACCCTACTCAATCTCAGGTGCGTCTCCAAATCCTTTGTTTCCTTAATCTCTCACCCCTATTTCCTCAGACTCCGCCTATCCTGCGCCACCGCCGCCTCCCACCACCTCCTGTACTATGAATCCTCGGATTACACGaaaatatacttttcttttCATGATTCCCAGAAGTTTTCTCTGTGTCAAAAGCTCGAAACTCCATTCAAGAGTGTTAATGGTTACTTGAGGCTTGTCGGTTCTAGCAGGGGAGTTGTGTGTTTGTTCGATACCAATTATTTTAACTTTGTTGGCACTGTGATTTTGTGGAACCCCTTTATTGGGAAGTACAAGATTCTGCCTTGTCTGCAAGGATTTCGTTGTTTTAAGAGTAGTTTCTCGCATATGGCTGTTGGGTTTGGATTTGATCACACGAATCTTGACTTTAAAGTTGTGAAAATCTTATACGGATATGATAATAATGAACATGAGTTACGATCGGAGGCTTTGGTATATGGAGTCAAAACTGGATCTTGGAGGAATGTTGGACAGGTCGTGCCTTGTTTCATGCCTAAAAATTGGTGTAGCAATGCGTTTGTGAATGGTGTTGTGCATTGGATGGCATATAGGAGGCCGCAATTTGACGGACATCTGAATTGCATCATGGGTTTTGATGTGGTTGAGGAGATTTTCACGTTAATGGAGTTGCCTCAAAATCTTGGACCAAACTGTAAGGAATTGAGGTTGTCTCCCTTGGTTAACGAGAAATCTTTGTCTCTCTTTGTAAGTCATCGTGAGAATATGGGTGAGTCATGGGATGTGTGGTTGATGAATGACTATGGGAAGGTGGATTCTTGGACGCTAAAATATGTCATTGTGTTAGAGCAGGTTTTTGTTCCCATCAAGATTGTAAATGATGGTGAAATCTTAGCTGCAATAAGTGACGAATTATTGGTTTTGATGAATGTTGAAACAGAGGAAGTTATGGATCTTGCAGTTTGCGGATTGCCACTATCGTTCTATGCAGCTGATTATGACCCGAGCTTGGCtttgattgatattggacagCAACTCACAGAGTAGGATTCTACACATCATAAAATGCCTCAAGAAAGCTCGTTATAGGCTGAAATGATTGTTACATAGTAGTTATTACATCTTGTGAACAAATGGATCAGATCTTTTAGATACCAaatttcagaatgggatggcaatcATATTTCTCAATCTCTGTGCATATATGTGACATCTATGTGGTTGTATTAGTGTCATCTTTATAGTTCTTGTATACTGTAGTCTTACTTTTGAAATCTGTAATTTGCATCCCTTAGAACATATTGTCAGCATATAAATGTACGTTCCTGTTATAGAATCGTTGGACTGAAAGTTTCTCCCAGGAGTATATCTAATATCTGCCCTTTACTTTAATCACTATTTGCGAACCATCTGAATTTTTAAACCCGTATATCCCCGTATATCTCCGAACCTTATTTTTGTCTTTGAACCCTGAAGCTGGTTGCCATGTTTAACCATTTATCAATGATGAATTTTTTGTTTGAGTCTAACTATGGAGAACTGCTTTGATCTTACATCCGGATTCACAAGTAATTGTATAGTTCAGTAGTTTGAGAGGAGACTGGTATTTGGGGTTTGGGTTCTAAATTGGCGTTTAAATGTCTCGCATCAACTATGCGAATACATCCTCTCCTCTTTTCTTGCAGCCGTCGATACAAATCTATCAAGTTGTTGAGTTGGACTATCATTTTGTTCGAGAAAGGCCGAGACCTTAGACCATCCCTATGAAACTTCGGGTAGAAAGCCAAAAGCAGCGAGCTTATGAGGTACCGATCAAATAGTAGAAAAAGGCGTCCTTTTCTATTATTTGGACAAGGCCTTCTTTGTCAACGAAAACCAACCCGCCAAAGAAAGAAATGGGGTAGCCCTCTGGAATTATGTCCTATAACCCGCCCAACAAGATCAAACTCATTCAAGAGATCGAGAAGGTTGGGAACATTAAACTATTTGGATTGGCCACTGAATATAGGAACCAATGCCTCATAATCAAAGTGTGCCTATTGAAAGGCTGGAATGTTATGTTAGGTGTCGGTGTTAAACTCTGTTTGTTCCCGAACCACAGCCTGGTTGTAGATTGatatatttcattaaatttagTAGAGCCCATTATTATGTGAATGATAGATTGTTGGTTTTTGTTTTCGGAGTTGGCGAGGGGTAAGTTACGAAGGTACAACTGGATCTTGAGTATGATGTATCGTCTCAGACTTGAAACATTGATATTAGACGAACATGCAAAATTGTAGatctcttttaaaaaaaaactgcaagattgtatattttttttttgtcttggTTTTGATAATTTTGTCTCAAGATCAATgccacgattttttttttttttttgttatttacaCCCCTAAAATAAAGGGTGTTGCTTACCGGACATTTTAATTTGTAAATACTaaatatcttttttttaaaaatgaagcTATTATAGGTAAAATTTCAATTGACGTATGTAAAAACAGCATTACTAGTTTTTTAATACATTTTTCTATCAGCtacacaattttaaaaaaagaaactaTTTTTCATACCTCTCAAAA is a window encoding:
- the LOC142527139 gene encoding F-box only protein 8-like isoform X2; the encoded protein is MLFRNHDKWSRPDKVAFLVAWFFLIHPKLRRGAKIEIQEMKESDDLYVKLPRDVIFQILFKLPTRTLLNLRCVSKSFVSLISHPYFLRLRLSCATAASHHLLYYESSDYTKIYFSFHDSQKFSLCQKLETPFKSVNGYLRLVGSSRGVVCLFDTNYFNFVGTVILWNPFIGKYKILPCLQGFRCFKSSFSHMAVGFGFDHTNLDFKVVKILYGYDNNEHELRSEALVYGVKTGSWRNVGQVVPCFMPKNWCSNAFVNGVVHWMAYRRPQFDGHLNCIMGFDVVEEIFTLMELPQNLGPNCKELRLSPLVNEKSLSLFVSHRENMEEVMDLAVCGLPLSFYAADYDPSLALIDIGQQLTE
- the LOC142527139 gene encoding F-box/kelch-repeat protein At3g06240-like isoform X1; this translates as MLFRNHDKWSRPDKVAFLVAWFFLIHPKLRRGAKIEIQEMKESDDLYVKLPRDVIFQILFKLPTRTLLNLRCVSKSFVSLISHPYFLRLRLSCATAASHHLLYYESSDYTKIYFSFHDSQKFSLCQKLETPFKSVNGYLRLVGSSRGVVCLFDTNYFNFVGTVILWNPFIGKYKILPCLQGFRCFKSSFSHMAVGFGFDHTNLDFKVVKILYGYDNNEHELRSEALVYGVKTGSWRNVGQVVPCFMPKNWCSNAFVNGVVHWMAYRRPQFDGHLNCIMGFDVVEEIFTLMELPQNLGPNCKELRLSPLVNEKSLSLFVSHRENMGESWDVWLMNDYGKVDSWTLKYVIVLEQVFVPIKIVNDGEILAAISDELLVLMNVETEEVMDLAVCGLPLSFYAADYDPSLALIDIGQQLTE